The DNA region CTGGCTGATTCTGGGgaatctgaaataaaataattgcaaaaaatatcatcaagttaatgaaacaataaacCTGAGCCATGTGTAGCATTTCTAGTATCCGATAATCCAAATTGTGCCCTTATACTTTCAGGTGCTTCAAATTGAGCTCTAAAGAATTGTGTTGGTCCCATTAAATTTCTCCAGTGTTGTATTGCATTTGGTCTtgccataattaaaatatcagaagGTCcactaaaatatcttttaagtttaattaggaCTCTTAGTTGCATATTACCTTGTTATCATAGTTATTAGGCGGTTGTAAAAGAATCTTTTCTTGTGTTCACCGTAAAATTCCTCAGCTTGTGATAATGTTATTTGTGAGCGTTTAGAGCGCACTATTTTGAAGGCAGAACTCAAAATTATGTCTCTAATTCGTTGAACGAATATTGGGTTTTTAACCACGTGTGGTTTTAATATAGCCAAAGTCAGTTGTAATCTATCcatcataattaaatagtgtaccaaatttaattaaatgttgtaaTTTCTCACttgtctttttatttattaatgtgacattttttaggttaacttaggttatatatatatatgtgtgaAGTTGAATTCTGAacagaaactaaaaatattaatattatacgaagcagttaaaaaaaaataattttcgtttatatactttaataaaattgaatatttgttagtcaaataatttaaatattttatattgtttgcaCATGCGCATTTCTGCGAACAATTCTCATgtcttttgaattatttggGGATTCCTCgtgatatttattgttttacaaattaaaaatataattaaatttaatatttgcatcAATCTttacttatataatataaatataataaatagaaattaaagtttaatattttaatattgattatcagtattttttaagatgcttttaaaatattgagtagtactttaatattaaaataatttaatgtatttaattaaacatatttactcGATGATGGTGAACATATGACTgactaaaattatgaatttctcCTTTAATTGACAAGTGATTAATCCATAATTTCACTAGTCCAAATGACAGAACTAACTGTAAGAAAATCAAAATCGGCTTTGTCGGCCACCCGATCGAAAACATTATTCGTGAACAAATATACAGGAGAAAGCTACTTGTAAGTGTTCTAAAAACTACAaacgataattattaaacttaaccACCATCTTTTAGACAACAAATTCATGATGAAGAGGAAGATGACATGGTACCGTATGCGATCCGTGAAGAAATTCTGGACCGAGTTATGAACCACATCTACGACAAGTACTTGGAAAAGGAAATGTACAACTTCGTGATTGAATGTACTTTTGACGCCTTCatccaatttttgaatatggAATTTTACTTCCACCACATACCCTCGATTTACGAAGCAGATCTGGCGTGGACGTCGGACTTGCCACCCGAACCGTCGCCGCCAGATACATGGGCTCATCGTCGCGAAGACATTCAATTACCCCCCGAAGAATTGGAAGTTCCAGTCAAATCGGAGACAGCGATTACTTTGCATTCGGAACAAGAGTTGTCGGAAGGATCCAGATTTGATATTTGGCCACCGTACCCTAGTTTCAGGGATCCGACATGTGAGACTTCAACGGACGTATCTTTGGACAAGGTTGAGATCACCGAGGTTTCAACGGATGTGGATTACCAGGAGGATTTGTTCAAGTATTTGGCACAGCAGACGCAAGTTGTGGTGGAGGAGGAATCTACTCCTTCGATTGCAAGCGAAGTACAGTCTGATCATCCAACTATTAATGACATTCTTGACGAAATTTTGGAGGTAAGTTTTCaatgttgttatttatttcatcattGTCGGATGTTGTAGCAAGTGGACAGAGAGGCTGCAGGAAGTGAAtacaactttttaaactttGCCAAGACTTTGAAGAAGTTAGGGACGTGTGAAGTTTCGCAGCAAAAGGTTCCTAAGAAACTATCGACTAAATTGCCACCGATTCAATTGTCGACTGAAAAAGAGGATCAAGATAAAAACGAAAAGAAGAGTATTGCTTTAGAAGGACTTCCGCCAATTCGGTAagaaaagttatttttgtGCTCCATAACTTCCGTGTgctgttgtttattttacacgtgccatactaaattaaaaatacaccaCTTGCGTGCGTGATGGTGAATTTTTGCCGTATGGTCGACAAATGGGTCAGCTGGATTAAATTCGCAATATTTTGCGTTATTTTAAGTGCCTGGCAATTTTACGCATCGTTCGGCACGTATTGTTGTTTGCTTTGGACTCTGGGAGTCTGCTGGAACAgatacaaatttaacaaaatgttttttattagttttattattattactgaccgatttcatttaaaaaatagtctttCTTTAGTAGTAAACATCTAAAATAGTGTATCACATTGTTGAATAACAAAAGTCATTTGTTGTTAGTCACATTTTCGGTGGATTTATGCGACCGGTTTATTGCCAAAGTTATGTCACAACATCGACATATATTACAGAGTTCCGTTTTGTTCTTGTCTGTGTGTTTGTTTGTTTCGTTGATTTTTTATGCGACGATGAACTGTGTTGACATGTTCTtcaatactacttaatatatttgaacagAATCCAATGAGACCGTCACTCATGTCACCGCAACAAAAATAACGATCGACAAATTCACGGGACCACCCTCATCCCCCGTAAATCCATCAAACGGCGTAACGGGCCGTATTCCTAcgtaaaaaaacttaattccaACCCTCTCGCGTTATCGGCGGCTCGTAAAACCGTGCTACGGACATAAAACGCCCCCGCTTAATGAAATCGACTTTCATTGTCCCGGAAACCAGATGGGacctcacacacacacacacacacacacacacatacatgCAAATCCGACGGAATCATCCCCGCGAATTATTGCAGGGGTGCAAGTCGCACCCCGAACGATAAAACTGtccacattaaataatttcggtGCGTCACATAACTAACTGCATGTTTTTACGTTTAATAGATGCTACattgaaagtttaaaatgGCACTTTTCCACCTGTTTGGAATGAAGCAACCGCTCGAAATAGACATAATCGGTGTTATCAGGTGCATTGGCCGTTGTGCGGTTGCCAAACTCGAAATACCGCGCGAAAAAACCGGCCTGTTCTGAGAAGCGTCGCGACGTCAACCGAAGATAAGATCGCTCGACTTTCCTTTATTGAATACAGTTTCTGGCTCCAGTTACGTCTCGTTGGAACGTTGCTTGTTCTATTTGCGACTgatattttgacaaaattgcCTCCGAAATTGAGGGTGGTGAATTTGTGTTGGTTGCGATTACTGTGCGTCATTTCGAATGACTTTTACGAGCGAACATTTCGCACTCACGCGTAgcaaaaaggaaataaatagaaacaaaGACGCGATAAAGAATATGGAGTGCATGTGATCGAAACGCTAGAAGGGAGATCGGTGAAAGAATCACATAAAACCGATGACTCGAACTCTCCCCTTGAACAGTTTCACAGCTCTAGTgacttttgttttgtttattagcATGAACACACAGTTTCTACACGTAGTGAACACTCTCGTTATTGTCacattcacattaaataagacgaattatatttgtttacggAATTTTTCGGCTCCTCTATTAATGAATTAAGGTTGGTgacgtaaaaataaaacgagtgtaTTTTAATTCGGGTCTTGTATATTAATCTAGTTACTGGTGATAAGAATAAGTAGGTGGATTATTTTGTTTGCCACTATTTTTAGATCGTGTAATGGatccaacaattttttaaccgGTTCGAttcaattagattaaaataattgatgacATCGTTACgatctattatttttgatagatACAAACTTATTTAGActactatataatataactaaaaagaCTAGAAGAAAAACCTATGAAAccatgaaactatgaaactatgaaaccaTGAAAcgatgaaactatgaaactatgaaactatgaaactatgaaactatgaaactatgaaactatgaaactgtGAAACTGTGAAACTGTGAAACTGTGAAACTGTGAAACTGTGAAACTGTGAAACTGTGAAACTGTGAAACTGTGAAACTGTGAAACtgtgaaactatgaaactatgaaactatgaaactatgaaactatgaaactatgaaactatgaaactatgaaactatgaaactatgaaactatgaaactgtGAAACTGTGAAACTGTGAAACTGTGAAACTGTGAAACTGTGAAACTGTGAAACTGTGAAACTGTGAAACTGTGAAACTGTGAAACTGTGAAACTGTGAAACTGTGAAACTGTGAAACtgtgaaactatgaaactatgaaaatatgaaactaatGAATCTACGAAATTACATAGCTACAAaactacaatattataaaacgacgtaacaataaaaaacatccCAGTTTAATAGTGCATTGAAAAACGTCGTTGCAAAACTTGTTTCGTTGTCTCTGACTTTTATAGTTTACCCCGTGGCGTTTTTACGGGCTCAGCTGTGCGGAAACTAGATTTGAGATCGACGGAAGGTCGAAAACTCTCCCCCATGCAGTCCCGTTTATACTGGGATCTTTGTAATTATCGTTGCGATCGTACTGTGTCGTAATATGCGGAGGAAAGAAAATACAGACCGGTAACTGGAAAAGTAAATAGGACGAACGGCAAACACTGTTGTCTTTGTGCAGGCCGATGTTTGAGTTTGTTAATAGGTACTTAAATAAAAGGTGAAGAAGGGTGCACTTCAATGGATTCGGTTCAAGAACGCACTGTCAACTCAACTGATATCAAGAACCTCTAATGAAGCAcagtttttttgataaattttatttatcgggTTTCGATCACTGTAGGCTTTTTATGGGGTTTCTCCTGCTGGGACGAATCGGCGTAAATCCGTGCGTGTGTCCCATAAAATCTGGAAATGGGAGCGTTTTACgacccatttttttaaaagccaTTTATTTTTGGACGCTTTTTTTACAACCCGATGCATCAATTGTTGTACCCTTTGTGTGGATCTCGTCAACTAACTGGAACCGAAGACGCAATGCTAATATGTCATAAGGGCGCAACGATAACAACGTGTCAACCAGCAAAAgacagaaatttaattagtccCGTATGTGGATGTTTTTTCAGGACGCGCTTAATTGATACAACCATTAATGTCATTAAACAATACAATACAGCATCCTTACGTATTAATTTACGGCCTCACTTAAActcgatttaaataattaacgtcGACGATGAACGAGCGAGAtgataatgattttaataactacATGATGGTACAAAACACATtagatattacaattattctcATACAGAAAATAAACGTCCCTATTTATAGACCCAGTTGTATTTATTGCAAGGGTTGCGAACCCTCGAATACATATTGGCCAgtggttttaaaaaatgtcccTCTCCGTAGTCCATTACTTTGAACGTCCCCCTGATAAGTGTAAAAAATGGCGGCGGGGTCGAAAACGGATTCAATACATCAAGCAGCCGAGAGAAAATGGCAAAAGGTGGATCGGAATTGTCTGGGTGTGGGGATTACTGTTCCATATTTCACGgttacaagaaaaatttataacgtGCCTTTTTGTAGGCATAGGTTTTGGGGCGTTAAGAAATCTATATCCGAGTTGTAATCATGTAAATCTCCGGAGGCAGAAAGACCCATTTTAGGATTTACAACAAGGTTACTTTTAGCGACAATTACATTTGATTTTGATCATCCGAACAAAGTCCCAACGAATGAACACGTATCTCAAGAACCTGAATTGAATACAGATGCATCTAGAAGTGCATTCGATAATTCCGCGTTTCTTATGCCGTCCAACTGACGGAGATGTGATCGGAAATAATCTACGGGTTCGTGTAAGTTTTTATTGGTCGTTAGATTTTATCGGTGACGAGTTATGATTTCTAATGCTACTTCAATTGTCACAAATGCTGGACCAGATCCTTATGAtgttttatgaacattttttttttgcctgTTCGTCTGTAATGATTCCTTCTGGCCACTTTTAAGTTTCAACACGATTTACAAGAACGAAATTCAACATTGTATTCTATCAAACAGAATATAGCAAAAGTTTCAAGTTCGTCATGCACTTGTGATACATCTAAAACAGTTCTTAATCCATATGCCTCAAACAGAGCAATATGTCCAAGGGAGAAAACATAATATGAGTAGAGGGTGGAAGGCCGGTCACGATCGACTTTTATACCCTTAATAGAAAAGCCCGGATTTTTCCGTATTAAATGGCAAAGGATCCGTCATAACCGGACAAGTGGAGGACATAAATCGCCGCAAGGTTTCTCCACTCTCGAAAATACAATCTAACTATTTCCGATCACATACACATGCAGTTTTATATTAGTATTCAAACGGATTGATTTGATTCGTGTTTTGATTTTTGCTCATTAAAATGCCAAATGTGTCTTTGCATCTCGTCGAGGTTTACGACACTGCAATGCCAATCGTACACACTTATGTCACGCGATTTTTTGTCTAGGTCTCCGAAAGTAGCTCTAGCATTCATCAAAAGCCCTTTCGAGTGGTATTAAACTGTCACCCCGTGTCTTTGTTCACGGTAAAAACGACTTAAATCAGTGGGAAACAAAGCGGGATTCCTCCGATTTTGATTAACTGTGAaagtttgaatattaaaaaatacctcTTTAAGTGacgtttgaaatttataagatGGCAATCATCAAAAACAACATCAAgttgtttaatatacattaactGTGACAAATGCATTACTTTCCATCGTAATGAAATTTCCAGCACCCCTTAACAATATAACAAAGCAACATAAACTCAACTAAATCGCATCTAAGAATCGTAAAATACTCGTAAACGAAAtcggttaaaatttttatacgttttttCTTAACGTCCAACACAATACACCCctgattatatatattatccaCTTGCATCTAAATCATGTCCCAGGGGGTGAGTTTTTTAGTAGGTGGGTTGCAGTTAATGTTTGGAAATGCCACGAAATTTCGTCCGGTTTTTACGATCAATTTGAAAAGGGATGATCGTTAATGTcggtgtttataatttttcccaCCCTAGAGGGTGaatgaataagttaatttCGTTATGGTTTCTTTTTCAGATTCGAGACGCAGTTTGAAATCAGCAGCGAAATAGTAGAGGACGataaaagtaagaaaggaaAGAAATCTCGGAAGTCTAAGacgtaaattatatatgttttatatgctGCATTTTGATTCGATATTTGTTGTAAccgttaaattagaaaaaacaataaaacaagagTACTTAAACTTTATCaaacttttagttttatttatttattactgtttttatttttaaaatttttatttccgtCCGTTCAGATTAAATCTAGATGGGGCgaaaaattacagattaaattataaataatatctggACCTACCgctgaaagaattatttttggcATCGGACTGCATCCACGAAAAGATTAATGGATGCGTTGAAGAATCTTAATGGATCCGATCGTTGAGAGGGTTTTAAATGCGCGGACAATAAATAACGTAATATTTTAACGATTGCGTTAGATTGTCTCCCTGGAAATCCATTCCCAGGCGATCATGCTTGAGTTGCatgactttttttttaatacaatagtgtattttttttaagtcataagtttatttaaatgattaatatatacGTCAACTATTTATTAAGTGGTAAAAAACTGATAAGAATCTGAAGTGAGTTTTACAATTTGGTTGAAGTAATTGTGTGaagttacaaataatttttacgacgtttgtttgtttgcaaatatctgtaattttatttataattttctcaaTTGTATGTTGtataagaaaagaaaagaattAAGACTTAAGAAAGCATTTGGCCAAAGACGACAAGGGGTCTGATTTATCGTTTGTATCTAGACATGAAATCGTTGTAAATCTGAGTAGATTAGTGCATAAACATGAATGATAAATAAGTGTAAGTATGATAATAGTTTTATCATCTCGCCTGATCGAGATTGTCTAGCTTGTTGCATCATACGCTTTTGAGGTGCACGACTTAATCACGTGTCGTCCATGCAAAAAcgtctaaatataaaatacacaatatgaATATTGTGAGGCGGAATTAAAAAGCGATGTAAGGTCAGTTGAAAATAGTACGAATTTAAAACGTATTACGACTGAAATTATTTCATGCGGCGCctgaaaatttgttgttttgtcGGGCTGATGAAATTCCCGATTTCTGCTCTTCCTAAATCCGTGTTGCGTATGTAacgtaaaaaaattacactaaTAAATCAATCGTGAATTTCTGCGCTGCGTTAATTAACATTACAACAAGACTCCAATAACTGAGCCTCGGGTCGTAAAATTCTGACGTTTGACTGTAAATCATAACACTTGAATAATTATTCACTATCGAATTTGGAAACTTGTTCTTGCACGTgtctaaactttaaatactcgcaagtgattaattaactattgtttttttttagccAGGAAAATGTATTTAAGTGTGCGACCGACTTTTGAAAGCACCCAGTTGTACAAATTTTTTCCAGGAATTTTTTCTGCGGTGTAATTAGTCTCAATTGGTACCAGGCAGTCTAATCTATTGCCAGAAACATTTCAGGAGTTACAGGGTCAAACATTCACTAATATTGTAACATTAAAtcatctattttaataatcccaACAATTTTCGGACGCTTTGATGTTATATGACTTTCAACCTGTTAAAACAGTACTATCTATCTATTTCCGGGTTGTTTACGCTATAGAAATTGAAAGCGAATCAAAAATTGCACTGCAAATTTATATGCAAGTTCTATTTCTGTGTGCTGCATTTCTGACAGTTTTCGAAACCCACATACGGCTATATGTCCACCTATTTTTTTTGTCACACGTTTGCAAAATGTTACAAGTGGGCCGACACACGTGTGCTAATAAGTATCCAAATTGGATTGTTGCACGGCGACATTAATTCGCCAGTTTGCCAGGCGATTTGTTTGCGAATTTTTGCCCACATTGTTCAACCATAAAcactttatcaaaataaatttgaattcgcTGATCAAATGAAAGCAATTCGGCGGATTGTTATCGAACAGACAAACACTGTTTGCGTCCGGATGTTCGacatgtaaacaaattttccgGGACGGCTAATTTACCCCCCCGGTTTATTTTTCTCGACTTTTGGAAAAACATGTTTACAGTTTCCACGTAATTGGGCCGATGTTGGAAATGcttttgtagtttttcttTTGCAGGGGGTTGCGAAATCGATGCGTGATTTTTAATCCCGGAAAACGGGTAAATATTGGCGTAGCTCTGGATTTGCttagatattataaaatatttggtttgGCCGACGAGTCTGGTTATTTCTGGTTAGATTCCGATACAGAATCCATTATGTCCCACACACAAGTAAAGCTGTGCTAAATGTTATTCGGacacattttttacttaattaacgaTGATAAACGTATTAATCcttgaaacttttataaaatacagtttatttttgttgtggaCTAGACTTACTGTATTAACgattataaaagtttagaaACTATcgaaaatatgcaaaaattcattacgagtttaattacattattaattgtacataGAATTGTACATGAAATTTAGaactatctaaattaaaaattaaaaaaaattttacttcttaaatttatataatatcgaTTATCAAGATCTAAACTGTCCATTtcacataatataaaaaatacattactaTCTCAATTGAATggataactaaaatttaattcaaaattgtataaaaaattgattaaaaagttttgacTACTATTTTAGTTGTATACAAAAGAATTTAGTAAGTTtgtctaaattgtataaaaaatatttaagtttcgctaatgaaacgtttaaaataatataaaaattgtttgaaaaatagtaaaaatatcaacGGTTTAGGGGACTTTTTAGAATGTTTGATACTGTCTAAGAAGTTTCATCATTGAAGCAAGAAGttgcttaaaaaatatcattagtatatacaaaaatgttcttaagaagtttcacaacTAACTTAGttgtatatacattttatagtgAAATTGTGTACAGAATTGTTTAGAgagtttaaaactgtttaaattatacaaaaaatgctTAAGAAATTTCActattgttaattgttaaaatttaataaatttaaatattaaaatttcaaaatttaaaattaataaatttaaattttaaaatttaaaaatttaaaatttaaaaatttaaaaatttaaaatttcaaaatttaaaattaataaatttaaatttaataaaattaaattttaaaatttaaaaatttaaaatttaataaatttaaattttaaaattttaataaatttaaattttaaaatttaataaaattaaatttaaaattaataaatttaaattttaaaatttaataaaattaaatttaaaatttcaaaatttataatttaataaatttaaattttaaaatttcaaagtttaaagtttaataaatataaattttaaaatttcaaaatttaagtaatttacaaAAGAGTTCAATAAGCATGgaactgtataaattgtataaaaattacttaagaagttttattattgtcttatttatacatagaactattattaatattttttggtaacgTCCAACACAATACACCcctgattatattatataatatccaCTATACACTATACACAATATCT from Aethina tumida isolate Nest 87 chromosome 1, icAetTumi1.1, whole genome shotgun sequence includes:
- the LOC109599429 gene encoding uncharacterized protein LOC109599429; this encodes MTELTVRKSKSALSATRSKTLFVNKYTGESYLQQIHDEEEDDMVPYAIREEILDRVMNHIYDKYLEKEMYNFVIECTFDAFIQFLNMEFYFHHIPSIYEADLAWTSDLPPEPSPPDTWAHRREDIQLPPEELEVPVKSETAITLHSEQELSEGSRFDIWPPYPSFRDPTCETSTDVSLDKVEITEVSTDVDYQEDLFKYLAQQTQVVVEEESTPSIASEVQSDHPTINDILDEILEQVDREAAGSEYNFLNFAKTLKKLGTCEVSQQKVPKKLSTKLPPIQLSTEKEDQDKNEKKSIALEGLPPIRFETQFEISSEIVEDDKSKKGKKSRKSKT
- the LOC109599426 gene encoding nucleoside diphosphate kinase 6; amino-acid sequence: MMDRLQLTLAILKPHVVKNPIFVQRIRDIILSSAFKIVRSKRSQITLSQAEEFYGEHKKRFFYNRLITMITSGPSDILIMARPNAIQHWRNLMGPTQFFRAQFEAPESIRAQFGLSDTRNATHGSDSPESARREIRLFFKDFDYDDWFLKEEMHFREENVHFLADIFVHRINNDEETPT